The DNA region ACGTGATGAAAACAATTGGGGTGGGTAGTAGCCTTCAAAAAAGGATGGAAAAGGTCACGAATCACAGTGCAGGAGCCGGCCCATTATGAGCAGCATCGAAGGAAAACCAATTTCTACTTTTACATTCGGGTTTGAAGTCTTTGCGAGTGCGGTCACATCTATAATGAGGTATCAAGAAGAACAGACCATGGTGAAGACCCTTAAAAactgacaagtttctctcatgCTTGGCCGCTCAAAGCGCGCACCTAGGATTTGAAAGCGACGGTCCAGTTCTAACAGATGCTAAGCTTTAATAGTCGAGTTTGAATCTGATAGACCAGTACAAGCCGGGCACTTTTGCTGATCACTGCACAATGAATTTTCTTCAGAACGTTTTTGAATGGTTTAAAATCAATCTGCACACGTTTCCAACCTTACAGCTGaataaattttgaatgaaagtCTTGATAAAGTTTGAATTTAACAAACACTGTAATCTGTTTCGGCCAATCATTTGGATGCATCTCAAATAAAATAGCAGCGTGCGGTGTCAAAATTTCCCTTATTTTGatcttctttcttccttttttcttttatattatattacttgttaatttttcagaCTAAAAATTGCACTAATCCAAGAGGCTTTTGTTCGTCTCAAAAATGTGTTCGTGCTAATTTAAACGCTTATTTAAATAAGCTTCAATGataaatcatgtgattacccaTGCAAACCGTAATTCAATACATTTTGCTAAATTTAAAACTATATTGTTGTTCTCCCAATGCAGGCGGTTGGGCGGCAATCAGTTGAAAGAGCTATCAcgtgaaatatttcttgatttgtcTGACTTGGAAGAATTGtaagtaacaattttttccaaaagttttagAGATATCACTATTCTGTACATTGCGTTTGTATGAGATCCACTGTTATCAACTAGTTTAAAACATAGCACTGAATTATTAAGAATAAATCTATTAATCTTCGCAAATTTGAAGTAAAAGATTTTTATCACTGAACATCTAATGATAATGATTCGTCAGTTTTCAGCGATTAAAGTTGATTCTGTCAATTATCAGGGAGTGGACCTGTCCCGATTGTGCCCGTATTATGTTGGAAAGGTTCTCACCGAACCGctagaaaaattctgaaaaaatggCTTAAAGTCCAAAAAGGTTGCCACCTGAATTTTGAAAGTTGCCACCCAAATTTCTTGATACTTTTCTATAAACATAAATTAAAAGCTTAATTTTTGATTCCTCTCAATAAATGCTAACATAggtcaagaaaaatagcttgaaacTTAGCTTTAAATAGTTGCTTGCAAATATGGGCCAAATTTATATATACTCTTGAGTTTAAAGGAACGAAACACATGGTTCATTAGACGCTTTGCCGAACGATATGAAGGAGATTGAATGAAACTAGTTCTACTGATTGCATTCTCAGAGTCTAAACcataaaactttaaaagttttcaatgaaatcgttggctttttcgtgcttgatatgtgctctaaacctATCTTGTTCAGAAAAATTACTCAGAAAGGCACGAATTGCTCAAGGTTGTTAGAATCGCAAAAACTTGCTCCTAACCTCACAAGGTGCTCAAAAGTTGCCAAGCGCAATCGGGTCAGGCCTATCAGGGAATACAAAACCGGTTAAATGACGAGCTTTCTGAtgtaggggaggggggggggggtggggaggggggcaGAGAGAGTTAACCTTCTCAAATGTTTAACAAAAATTTGGTGATTCTCTAATTTTAAACGTTGTCTCACACATCAAACATCAAACACGTTTTCTGTTATCTTTAAATGAACGAACAATCAGCCACAAGGAATCTATTTGTATGATAATGAAGAAACagttgttaatggtgacgttATCTAAGGGGTGCCTCCACCAAAATATCATCACCTAGGTCAATAAAAATGCAtatataattcagcttattaacaattttttttaaattgattcatCGAATTTAAGTGCCTTGTCACATGGTGAATCAAAAATCTTGCATTCCAAATTAAGTTTTTCGATAAACTAGTCTGCATAAAACTGTTTTTTGGTATGATGATTGAAAGTTTTAGTGAAGTgttgttgaataaatttttgttggaTGAGAAATACAGTAATCTTCGATGGAAAGGTCAAAGTCGACACATCAAAATCATTTTCCTGATACGGTTCAAATAAAGTCGATGCATATAATAGTGGGCATAACATCTATTTATGACACTCGAAAACTTATTTAGTTAAGGACATTTGTCCCATTATTTAAAAGTGTTTGTTAACTGCAACTTTTGACAAGTTCAATTCGCTTCGCTCCCCGATTATTTCATTGCTAGGGACTTGTCCTACAATCAGTTGCAGTTTTTGCCCCAAAGGATACTTAGCAATAATATCAAGCTGACAGAACTGTAAGTAAAactgattgtaaaaaaaaaaaaagaaaagttacgGGTCCAATATAGATAATTAATGATGGTGGTCTTTAACTACTTGAAGAGTTTGCTTATTTCTGCTTCGACGTGATCCGCTACCGGCGGATGAATTGATTCACTAAGTGGTGTGATTTAATGTTAGATCTCCGAATGTGTTCTGTGGGCCTACTATTAATTATTGTCTCAAAAGAAAGATCTCTCAGTTTACTGCATGGAGTTATTTTTTCACTGAGTGAATCTGCTGCATACATATCAGTGATTCCTGGCCATTATTTATGGGGTAAGGGGTATTCAAAATGTCTCTATTCGCAAAATTTATATCTAAAAACAAGTTGCGGTATATAAAACTGGTTGGCTCGTTTGGCTCATGTTTGGCTCATACCAGAAGACTTAAGTAGCGGGCTATCAGCCAATTCTTAAAGTAGGATTTAAGTTCTTGAATTCTTATGTCGCTTACATTTATCTCAATAAATATTCTAAGGGATTTATCAAACAACGAAATTCAGCGTCTGCCCATGGATGTTTTTGGCAACCTCACTCAGATGAAAAAGCTGTAAGTGGCATTCAGTACAAACTCCACAGCAAAGGGAATTATGATATACAGTTTTTCATAGCGCTTGAAGTAAACATATGCAATATAACCATTCTAAAAACAGAGTTTTGCGAATTTAGATTTTGTGATTATTTCAAGATGCGCACTGCCTTTATATAATGCTAACTTTGGTGGAGTTGGTCATCgagaacaattgaaaaaaagaggtCAATATTAAATTCAATTGTCTCACACAGCCTTTTGCTTCACGTGACTTGTGACTATAATTTTTTCGCTGAGTAACCAGGGAACTCTGTTAAGATTGATTTGTGATGTAAGTGACTTATTATAGTTTGGCGCATTAGTACTGAAAAGTGACGTCATGATATGAAAACGCCCATGTTAACAATGAACGGGCAATGGTATCTTTTGCCTAAATTGTCGGGATCAGGAGTAAACAGTTTATGTATTCAGCAAAAATGTGTAAAATTTTATGATTCCTCAAAATAGCTTTGCCAGAACCAATTgggttttatttcaataaagttAAAGTCCTCCCTATTCGGAGAGAACAAGAACAACTGAACCTTTCCAAGAATCTCAAATTCTATTTCAACtgacttctttttcattctaTATATTACTTTAGCTTTCTCTCCAGTAACAAACTTCAGCGCTTGCCAAGATTCAAAAATCTCTCCAAGTTAGAAATATTGTAAGTGATTGACGTTTGTAATGTAACTGGTTCAGTAAGTGTCTTGCTAATGAGCATTAATTAAAGGAAGTGTTGGCCAAAATCAGCTTCGGTACGGACTCTCTCTATCGCATCTTCTTATGACATAGCAGTTTATTTAAGGATGTTAATTGAGtaagttaaaagttaaaaatacgCATCCATTTTGGAAAGAGATGCCATTAACAAAGAATTACCAGGGTTCAAATGTTTAAGGTGATAGAACAAAATATAATACAACACATCCCCTACAATACTTTAATAACACCCTTCCCTTGGGGCTTGACAAGGACCTTACGTTAGAAACGATAGCTGATTGATGATTAACCCAATTCAAACTTAAGtgataaattgttatttttctgaaaaaattgtttatcgGCTATGAAAACGTTTTTTCGATATTGAGTTAATTTGGGGTTTAAATGAAAACACGGGATCTATAGATTCCAGTTCTTAACCACCATTTTTCTGGCAGCTTTTCCAGATGTTCCAGAAAAGCGTTGTTCAAATTAAAAGCATAAAATTCCGGGTGATGCGATCAGAAATACGAGATTTAACCCGATTGCAAAAGAAAACGGGCGCACGTCCGATCATTCATTTACATTTCACAATAGCGTTACCATTTTAGGTTTAACCATTGTTTACCTGGTGGCCAGCATAGTCCTTTCGGTGAAGGCGTAATATGATGGAACTTAACTGTTCCTGTCACAGTGCACACGGCAACGTTTTGGTCCAAATACATTCATGGGACGTTTTTCCAGGAAGTGTTGGTGCACACTGATGAGCAGTAGAACGGTTTGCCTAATACACAGGCTCTAATACACTTTCGAAAGAGGTTTCGATTATAAGCATGTTTAACACAACTGACTTAAATAAAGGATGAAACAGTTTCATAGTATGAGACAGGGTTCGGGACTAAATTAGTCTCGAGGTCCTTAAAAGATTATGCTGGGTCAAGGGTACTTAAGAATCTCTAAGTTTCACAGTCAGCTGTATGCTGCCAAATACCATTAAAGTTAGTAAATCCTTCCCCCCATCGAAGACTCTGTCATTTTTCTGAGCGCCTCGTGCATTTTATTGTGTAGATACATGTATAACAACAGCCTCGTATCCCTGTTACCTGATCAGTTCCAAGGCCTGTCCAAACTGGAAGAACTGTAAGTGAACATTCCATAGAAATCATACCTGACTGCACAAGTAACTATTCTTGACCAAATATATATTTAACCAACTTTGATATTCATTTTTACTCTTGGTTGGAGGACATACAACTGCAAAAACAAGGAAGGAGTAACTCTCGAAAATACAAAGtattcaatatttttgtagttttaccGCAGAGGGTCAGTAGGGAAAATAGACCTTTCATTCTTCATCTCACCACTTTTGCCCAAAGTTTCGCTAAATTTTTAAGCCAATGTACTTTGATTGGATAAAGCTCAGAAACCTTAGCAGAATTGTGGAAAAGATGCTTTATCATCCAAGATAGCAACTGTCACCTCGGATTTCTCTAgaaaaaggcagaaaaagaagagaattaGAGATGAAGGGATTCTCCCAAAAATTCAACAGATCAATGGAACAATGATTTTTATAGTAGTCCAAATATAAGCATGCGCAAAGTTTTGACATTTTCAGCAAGGTAACCGCAAACTGCATATCAGTGTAACTTTTACACATTTCTGGCTGTGAGTTTTCTTCGTACTTTTACTATGTTTTCAAAATCTGATAACTTTCGAAGATATCATAGAGAGAGGGCACTATATTTCTGATAATAATGATGTGTCCTCTTTGTTGTTCGAGGGCTGTTTATGAAAACAATATCGAATACCTGCCGCGTGAAGTTTTTAAAGGCATGAAAAACATGATGTCTATGTAAGTATCTAATTCTAAACTTTCCTCTGAGTAACGGTAGCGAGGTACtgcaaaattaataaagatcTAGTCGAGATGCAATTGTAGGAATCTTATAAATGTCCGTTATCTGAGTCGAATTCAGCTCAGGGAGATCAAGAGAGCCACAAAGCTCCACACCAAAAGCACGGACAATTTTCTACCTCCGACGACAGATCTTACCTTATGGATAAAACCATGCATGATTGGACGACAAGATATTTGCGATAGCGGAAGTGAAAACAGCCTGAATAAGAGATTATACTAACTAGAAGTAGAGAGAACCACCAAAAGGCAAATCAGATAAAAAGCTTGGGAGACACTAAGTCTCTTCAACCACCATAAACCAGATCCTGCTGAGGTATCCCCTTCCAGATTCAAACACTGAGTTTACAAAGACTTCTACCATGAAAACCTCTCGAGGGTAAGCATGACAATACTCGTGAGGTTGATTAAATCGGCATCGGCCACGAGGATATAAAGGAATCTGGAGCCGTACTATCAATTGCGACTTATGTAAggaatattttgttcttgataACCGAATTGTCACTTTGAAGAAGTTCTCCGTAATATGAAAATTCGTGAAAATACTTATGTGACATTATTTTATGACGCACTGTCTAATGTACGGTGAGGTTCTTTTATCGTTGCAGAACATTTTGAACAAATGGAAGATATTGCCTTCCATCCTTGGCTAATTTTCTGTCCagtgttgttttaatttatgcTTTAATGCTTGTCACTCACTGGCGCTCTACACTATTCACTGTTTCATCTTTCTATAGGAGCTTTTATTTCAACAATATCCGTACCGTTACCAAAGAACAATTCAAAGATGTCGCCCCAAGTATTCGATTCCTGTGAGTATGAGTAAACTGATAATATTCCAGGTGTGTTCAAACTACTTTGAGTTCAAGGGAGACAGATATTGTTGGTGCGACCTTCACGTGCTGTAAAACTCACGGATAAACACCCCTCCCCCATTTTAATGAATGCACAAGTGATCATACCACTGGCCGAATtgtttaagaagggaaaatggAGTAAACGATTTTCACATACATACCACCACTGATATACTAAGAGTACCAACTGTGCCGCTATTAGAAGTGAGGATCGGCTTTGTACATTAATGCACAGTTTATACTTTTATTTACGCCCAAATGTTATACTCCTTGGGACAATCATATCTGGTCACAAGAAAACGTTTGGGAAAAACTTAAGGGAGGGCCCCTCCCCATAAAGTACCCTCCCTGTAATGAGCGACCCATCTTTTCTACCTGAATTTGAAATGAGAGCACCAGGTGCTCATTGGAAGATTAACGACATATGAATATAACAAATAAAGACACTTCGGCATAGCCTGTGTAAGTATGTTTTACAAACTTAGTGACGAGTTATCCGTCTTCGGTGTTAGTTATCTTTCAAATAGTTGTTGAGAATTGGGCAGGAAAAGGAACAAGAGAGAGCCGGAAAACTGATTAATAAATAAcggtaacaggaccgagtggagtccagttcgatctgtaatcatacaagtgaccagcaaaatcggacgaccgcgaggcgggagtccgatttgttaatcacgagtatgattaaggacagaattggacgacgagaagtcctgttaccagtTTATCATAACCATTTGAAATTTCGTAAAAACAAATGCACCTAAAACAAACATCTCCAGTGGGGACAATTTCCTCagttaaaaattcctccattttggaaattccccagtttttctttggataagtggttgttgctatgatTATTTCGATCATtcctgtgattggtggattagctgagtggactAAGTGCGATTGGCTgctttaactgtccgattacaggtgtccgattacagtcaactgtccgattacactgtcctattacaaCTGAATGGAATgataagtgaaaaatgaagcgGCGGATGCACCAATAACATTTAAGAAATTTGTAATGGTTGTGATTAATAGGCTAAAGATGTCGATATTATCAAGAATTAGTGAGCAAGTTTGCCTGAATTGCTTTCGTTAAATTTGCAGGTACTTCCATTACAACGAAATGCGAGAACTACCAGAGGGTTTCTTTTCAAACATGAAGAATCTAATAACTGCgtaagtcaatcaatcaatgaatcaatcaataaactttatttacccTCGAATTTACAGTGTAGCACTTGGCTGCTAATATAAGTTAAGTCGGGTGCTTAATATAACTCAAGTGGAATATTCTCGATGCGAGggttgaaaattgaaaaatttcatttgtcgATGCTCAGTTATACTGCACTTAGAGTATTACTATTacgctttcattttcttgcaaatttaGATCCTGCTACGgatcaaatttgtctttttttctccttttgttgttcatttgaaCTCTTTTTATGAACCGTAGGACTGtggacaccaacctgatgtgTTGCCATGTGACGAAGCAGGACGCAGATTGCGACTTTGCTTATGTCGACAGCTTCGCCAGTTGTGAAACTTTATTCAGAAATCGAGCTCCTAGGGAGTGCCTCTGGGTGATTGGAATTATGTCGTTGGTTGGTGCTGTGTTTGTCATTGTGTGGCGGTTGGTGTTTAGGGagacgaagaagaaaaacaagatacaGTCCATCATGTTGATACATTTGGCTGGGTCCGATGGACTTATGGGTGTCTACCTCCTAACTATAGGTGTGGTGGATGCCATTTGGGCAGGGGAGTATTATTTGCATGACTATTACTGGCGTTCAAGTTTGACATGTCAGATAACAGGTGCCATTGCCGTGTTGTCAAGTGAGGTGTCTGTAATGACGATTTGTTTGCTCTCCGCCGACCGCATGAAGAATGTTCTGTTCCCCTATCGTGGAAAGTCTCTTTCACTTAAGGTTACGCACCTTTTGTGCTTCCTTATCTGGATTGTTGGTGGCATTATTGCATTTATTCCCACGGTGGGCTTTGACTACTTCGGTAGTCGCCAGAAAGGTCATCACTTTTATGGCAGATCAGTTGTATGTCTGCCATTGCAGCTTTCCACTGATAAGCCGTCGGGCTGGGAGTACTCTGTtgccatgtttgtttgtttaaactTTACCCTTGTTCTCTTTGTCGTTGTGGCATATACGATGATAATCTATAAGTCCTGCGCATCAAACAGGCGCATGGCTAAGCAAGGGACTGAAAGAGAGAGGAGAATGAAAGCCAAGGCAAGGGCAGCCGATCTGAGGAGGGAGGCCTCGCTCGCCAAAAGGGTGTTCTTCATTGTTCTTACCGACTGTGTCTGCTGGATGCCTATTGTGGCGATTGGAATGAGGTCTCTCTTGGAAAAATCCTTCCGTACACCAGGTGACCTCGCAGTTTGGATCGCAGTCTTTGTTCTGCCGGTTAACTCTGCCATCAATCCCATTCTCTACACCTTGTCTACCCCACAGGTACATGTACTCATAACTTGAACGGTTGGAAAAGTATATATTCAGCCAATAAGTTAAATCTTGCATTTATATCATCACTCACAGATCACAGATCATATCTAAATTCgacaagaataaataagtgGAACACGAACCGCCAAGAAGTGTCTTACTATGTATAATTTTACCGTATTTAATATTAGCTCGTAAACTTGATTTCCGCCATTTCTGAGATCCCTTTGCCTCAGAACTCTCTTCTGTATGTAAAACGTGCACGTTTTCATTGTATCACACTCGGTTTGAGAGTGGCTGGGGAAATCAAAGACTTGAAGGGTTTAAAAACTGGTGAGGAAGCACTATTTACTGATTATAACCTCGTGTTTTGTTTCGATGTATTAAGGTTCGAGGAGTCATCAGAGCCAAACTCCAACCATTGTGGGATTATCTGGTAGCAAAACTCGGCCGAAATCAAGATGTTGAAGGTAATTTTTGACACTTTAAATAATCTTTCATCATTCTGGGGAGTATTTTTCtcgttctttaattttttggtttcatgCCATAAAGTTACGTTTTAAACAGGTTTAAGAACAGATATACCGTGGGTTAATCAATCAGATCGGCTCGTAAGCCAAGAGATACTTTTTAGTTACCTGTATGAATAAGAAACAAACAGATGTATGAATTTAGTGGCGCGTGAGCTTGAGTATTTCATTTAAACATATAGGTTGACTCAACctcaaatgataaaaaaagacgTTGCCTCATGAATGAATAATTTGTTATTGCTGATGTTTTGTCCGCTTGCTTGTATTTTTCCGTCAGTTCAAGATCAGGGAATAGAGATGAGAGTCATCGAGGAAGGTACGCACCATTCACTTCTCCACAGactaaaacaaatttcagaacGCAATACCTAGCATTCAAAAACCAAGAGCAAAacagaaaagccaaagaaaagCATTGTTGTAACTTTGAAGCAATTCGGTTCGACCTTTTTGCCATTATAAGAAACGCATAAAAAGTAATTTAGCCTCCAGTTTGAAGTTTACAGACAACCACATTTTGAGTCAATTTATAtgactttaatttttgtttacgtAATATGCTTAATCCTACTTTGACTGATTCTCAATTATTATTTAGTGGAGGGAAGACTTAGAGATTTTTTCACCACTAACAATATTTCGCTTTTTGTCATATAGCACTCACATAAAAAATCGAAATGGGCTAAGAACATCGGAGACTTAATCGGCTGAGTCCAGTGCACCACATTTTTGATGTTACCACATTTTGTCGTCATATGTTATCTATGaatgaacagacgcacggcaacataGGCTACTTGTTTGGTCGACcgtgaaaagttttcaaataatggTTTTAATAAGGTATCAAAGCCACAAAGAGATATTCGGAAAGAGTAAAAGCGGAGCGTAAATGATTGAGGACGGAGAAGTTACACGATGCGGTTACCAAATGCAAAAAGCACGGTGTAGTTCGTATAACAAATTTGGCGATTTGGCCAACTACAACCATCTGAGGAAACACTTTTTAACCTTATTccctttttgtgtttattttattgaacacaGTACAAAACCAAGAGGAAGTGGGGAGCACTGACGATAGTGAGGATGAATCGCAAGAAGAACAAGGAGATGGTGAGCACCATGCAAGATCAGGCGAAGACAATGAACAACCTTTTGAATCCCAGCAGGTTGAACATGAACAAGACGAAGAaccaaaacaaggaaaagaagaagccaCTGAACAGCAGCAAGTTGAACGTGAACAAGACGAAGAACAAAAACCAGGCCCAGAAGAAGTGACTAAACAGCAGCAAGTTGAACGTGAACAAGACGAAGAACGAAAACAAGGCCCAGAAGAAGCGACTAAACAGCAGGAAGTTAAACGTGAACAAGACGAAGAACCAGAGCGAGGCCAAGAAGAACCCACTGAACAGCAGCAGGTTGAATCTAAAAGAAACGAAGCACCAAAAGATGACCATGAAGAACCAACTACTGAGCAGGAAGTTGAACAAGATTATCAAGCAGAttcaaagggaaacaaagaaGTAAGTGAGACGCAACGAGAAAAACAGGAGCTAAATGAAGCCGATGAAAAACCTGAGCGAAAGCTGAAAGGAGACGACCAGGAATCCAAACAACAGGGCACtcaacaacaagaagaaaaagaaccgAACGTCGACCATGCAGGGCCTGATGAGCTAAAGGATGCAAGTAAAGAGAAGAACAAGtcgaaaagaaatgaaaacgaaaGTGAACAGCAACAAGAGGAAAATGAACAAGATGAGCAGGAGAAAGAAGAACACCCTGAAGAAACCGAAAAGCAgcaaattaattttgatcaagAAGAACGAGAACAAGACCATAAGGATCCTAAACTCGAGCAAATTGgacaagaaaaaccaaaaggagaCGGTGAAGATTCTAAGAAAGAGCAACTGGATTATGAACAACCAAAAGAAGACCATGAAGAACCTATGAAAGACCAACTGCAGCAAGGAAAACCAAAAGGAGAGAATCAGGAACCTAAACAAGAGCAACTGGAAACTGAAAAGCCAAAAGGAGATTATGAAAAACCCAACCAAAAGCAACTGGAAGACGAGAAGTCAAAAGGAGCATGTGGGGACTCCCCACAGCAGGCTGATGAGTCCGTGGAAGATAAATCTTCACGACAGCAGCAGCTGATTGCAGACGAAGGTATGTTTTGCCACCCTCCATTTTCGccaaaattcaaagttttggAGCATTAATTTCTCGCTCATCAGTCTGGGTAGAGGAAATATTTCTTCATTACTCCAAAACTCTAGGTTATTTGTTTTAGGCGACAAATTTTAACTAAAGTATCATGATAATGAGTTGCTTTGTTATTCAACAGGAGATTATGAAGACGATGATGCGGTACTGGATACACGTCTGTAATTGCTAGCATTGACTCATCAAGTCCTTTTTGTTCTAGTTATCGTTTTAGTAATAGAAAGGTTGCATACCGTTATATCATGAAAACGATGCATTTATTTAACCCAGAGCATTAGAGGATAACTCATATAAGGTATTACAGTGACTAGTGCGTGCCcgcaatgtttgttttcattttttgatagTCTGAGTTGTAGTAGACAAGTACAAACAGCTACAGGAGAAAGGAAGTTAGTATGGTATGCTAAATAGATAATCGTGAAAGCATATTTACGGCCGTGTTGCGTTTCCTGTGTCGTCAGAAGTTTCCGCAACTGATTTTGTTTCAATATGATTAGGTTTATTAGTACTTATAAACATGATTTAATTATCTACTCAGCATTCAGTTGCATCTATTACTCATTATTTATTGACTTCAGTCTTAGCATGTTATTTAGTAGGTGGCTTAATTGTTTTTACAATGCTACGCCACTAATCGTATTTACTCCACTGCACACATATATCAAGTGCACAGGTCAGATAATGTATTTTCATCTGGCTCCTTTATTTATTCACCTATGTTGTTAACCTAcgatttaagttaaaatttggtAGAAGCTTGCacaaaaatagaagaaaaaagtaTCACAGGAGTGAAACCCAAATGAGAATGTTATAAAAAGTGTGAAATGTTTCATAATTTATTGTCAAGCCATTTAGtatctaattaaaaaaaatcataaaattttagCTCTCACTTTTTTTGTCTTCTAATAATTGAACCATCCTGGAGTTCAATAGCGTAAACAGTATCTTATAACTGGAAAAATCACCTTTGATGCTGGAAATCAATTCAGTTGCTGCAGGATTGTTCAAAATAAGTTGAATCAGATTGTCAGTTGACTGATCAACCAATAATACGGGACGTGAGAACCAGAGAAAGGTTGTAATTCAAACACAGAAATGGTAGGAGAAGTTGAACGTAAAGATTCCGTCAACAAGCTTTCTTGTATCTTCATAAATTTTGAATGAAGATCATGCACTGTGGTCTCCTAGAGTCAGTGACAATCCCTGGCTTAATGTTACTTCTGCCACCAGGATCCCGCTCTTCCTCACGTGTATACATATATTGTAAGCGCTAATATATGTCGCAGAGTTTgtcttgtattttcttttgggTAGAAGCAACGAGGAACCTGGATTAATAAACTGATATAGTTTTTGGGTTTGGTGGaatcgtggaaaaaaattaaagatgtttaaatatatattttttccccttaaaaTTGTTAATGCCTCGTTAGCGCAGTAGGCAGCGCGTCAGTCTCATAATCTGAAATTAGAAATCTGAAGGTCGTGAGTTCGATCCTCACACGGGgcacttttcatttctttttttttttttttcttatttcttaaacagaCCTGCTTGCCAAAAAAACCATGATAAGATACacaggaaattttttatttccttgcagCAAAATAATTGGGAAGTCCTGCAAACAAATTCTGGCCTCAAGATCGATCCCATGAACGATTTTCAGGTCACGTGGCTAACTGCCAAACCTCATGCAGGCTTCATAGAATTTATATTACAAGGATGATAATTGAGGTAATTAAGCAGGACAAATTGAAAGGTATCACTTCAAAAGTTTGCGTGTAATTATCTGT from Pocillopora verrucosa isolate sample1 chromosome 1, ASM3666991v2, whole genome shotgun sequence includes:
- the LOC131795029 gene encoding uncharacterized protein, which encodes MDVFGNLTQMKKLFLSSNKLQRLPRFKNLSKLEILYMYNNSLVSLLPDQFQGLSKLEELAVYENNIEYLPREVFKGMKNMMSMSFYFNNIRTVTKEQFKDVAPSIRFLYFHYNEMRELPEGFFSNMKNLITATVDTNLMCCHVTKQDADCDFAYVDSFASCETLFRNRAPRECLWVIGIMSLVGAVFVIVWRLVFRETKKKNKIQSIMLIHLAGSDGLMGVYLLTIGVVDAIWAGEYYLHDYYWRSSLTCQITGAIAVLSSEVSVMTICLLSADRMKNVLFPYRGKSLSLKVTHLLCFLIWIVGGIIAFIPTVGFDYFGSRQKGHHFYGRSVVCLPLQLSTDKPSGWEYSVAMFVCLNFTLVLFVVVAYTMIIYKSCASNRRMAKQGTERERRMKAKARAADLRREASLAKRVFFIVLTDCVCWMPIVAIGMRSLLEKSFRTPGDLAVWIAVFVLPVNSAINPILYTLSTPQVRGVIRAKLQPLWDYLVAKLGRNQDVEVQDQGIEMRVIEEVQNQEEVGSTDDSEDESQEEQGDGEHHARSGEDNEQPFESQQVEHEQDEEPKQGKEEATEQQQVEREQDEEQKPGPEEVTKQQQVEREQDEERKQGPEEATKQQEVKREQDEEPERGQEEPTEQQQVESKRNEAPKDDHEEPTTEQEVEQDYQADSKGNKEVSETQREKQELNEADEKPERKLKGDDQESKQQGTQQQEEKEPNVDHAGPDELKDASKEKNKSKRNENESEQQQEENEQDEQEKEEHPEETEKQQINFDQEEREQDHKDPKLEQIGQEKPKGDGEDSKKEQLDYEQPKEDHEEPMKDQLQQGKPKGENQEPKQEQLETEKPKGDYEKPNQKQLEDEKSKGACGDSPQQADESVEDKSSRQQQLIADEGDYEDDDAVLDTRL